AGGCAATACTGTTTTGATGGCTAACTATGAGACATTCTAACTTTATACATACTCAATTTCATTATCTCAGCTTCAATTGGTAGCTGCAGTAGCAATGAAGAGATCATAtaaatcaaattccaaaagCGATTCCTCTCAATTTAACTCTAGTTCTCTGTTAAGAATAAGAACGAACATGTTTCCACTCCTTAGAACAAAGATTAGAGAGAAGATAAAGACCTGATCGACCATCTTGAGCTTGATTATGGTGCTCCGGTCGAGGATTTTCATAGCAACACTCTCACCAGTCTCAGTGTTCTGAGCGAACTTCACCTTTGCAAAAGTACCTTCTCCAATCGTCCTTCCGACCTCGTAAATGCCGATTTTTCTAACCACCATCTCCGCCGTCAATCAACTCCGCTCCGGCAATAAAAATCCTAATCTCCAGAACACGATTTCAGCATTTTCACTCAATCTTTTGCAGAAACTCGTTGGCTAATCAAAGCCGTCGCCGAGAAACTTTTTCGCTTGCAAGATTGGAAAAATGCATAAAACGAAATCGTGGAAGTTGGTGATTTGATTCTCTTTCGGCTCTGTTTGTCAAAggaattttgttcttattcaGCTTCAAAAGCAGTCTTTGAAGATGTGAAACAGTAACAAGGCAGCGGAAATGGATGACTTttctaaaaatcaaaattaggagaaatttaatttaaattcatgacaaaaaaaaaaatatatatatatatatatatatattatataaataaataattattcgaatgaaatttcttttttatttttcttacacattgtatttaaaatataaaaaaataaaaacaaaaattatattttgaattctcGAGGTCTTCGGGATTTGTGTGTAAGAATTTTGTAAGAAATAGcagattttaatattaattctaataattacaaaaataaataataaagccttataaattcaatattattcacaattttttaaatgtctaAACAATTATCTAAATGAGACGATTATTCAACGATACGTgagttattctttttttaaaaaaaatgaagtcaaaatatgtttgttcacttaaaatttatttaataaggtcaaaatatatttttttcacttaaaatttatttaatagagTCAAAATATAAGGTCAAAAATGTATTTtcacataaattttatttaataaaagtcaaaatatcacttaaaaattatttaatggagatcatgttaaattaattttatgtatttgaTGGTCAATACACCCATTTTCTAAGATAATAACAGTCAGatagttaatgaatggaaGAAAAGTGCAAACGTTCTTTTTAATAGATGACATGTCATGCACGATAATGTTGATGAATGGCGCCTTCTCAAAAACCCTCAAATAATATACTAAAAACTTATATATGATTATAAATTcagtctctaaattttaaaaattaatctaaaGTTTTGCGCGTGTAATGTggatttattgatttaaatagTATGGGAATGTAAAGTCTAAGCAATATCTTAATTGATATGATGGAGGGTTTTTGAAGCAATCATCAATAAATGATCAAACAAAGAGGAAACTTCAAAGTGATCATCAAAATCTTATCCAAATATTAtccaaataaaatcaaattcttaTCTAATGGGTGATAGGTGAGATCCCACCAAAGTTGGagaagaggaacaaaacattcctcaCAAGGGCGTAGAAACTTAGCtatagtagacgtgttttaaaacctatacggaaaagcccaaaaaggacggAAGAAAGGAAACTCAGAtactaaaaatgataatatctactaacgataGGCTTGAGCAACTATGAAGTCTAGCTAGCTCTTCTTTCCATGGGTTCCCACCAACTCAACCAGGTTTGTATCGGTAATACTGATTATGATGTCCCTTGATTTCTCTGTAAAGGGGGCTGCATAGTTTTCTATGTAGAAAATGAAGTCGTGGGGTCATGAACAGCGAGGGGAATAAGGTGACAGATTTCATTTGGGGTTGCCAAAAGGTCCAAAGAGTTGGCACATTCACAAGCTCATCCCAAGCAATGCGTCAAAATTAGCGACAAAACTACCCATTCTGAACATAAATCCCTTCATTTCTCAATATAGACATCAAACAATGACGATACGAATTCATCAACACCTATATGATCATCCACCCACAACTCAATTTATTATACTAATGACAATGAAAAATGATTTACCCACGTTCTCTTTTTGTAATCACAAACCAGAGGCTTTGGAAGCGTTAATCACATTACCCTCCGGATTATAGGAGCCTGCACCACCGCTAGTAGGTCTCCCATGATCGACCCCCACCGGAGCCATGGTCTGATAAGGCGGCGCGGTGGTAAAGTAAACATGTCTGCCGGTGTTGTCATACGCAACCTGAGTGTAGCCAGACTCGTTCATCGCAACACTTGTCTGCATCACTTGAATTCCCTCTGTAGTGTAAGGTGCAACCGAACTGTGAACCTGGGCTTCACGGTATGCATGCATTCCGTAATACGGCTGGTGCCCGACTGGTCCATTGATGGGTCTACACGTCTGAGCTTGAAATAAACCCCCGGCTGTTGGAATTAGATATATTGATTGGTCGGTCGACGGAGCATTGGCTGATGCAGCCACTGGATAACCACCGGAGATCACCTGCCTTTCAGGGAAGTACGCCGCAGGGACTGCCAATGGTACAGACAGAGGAACTGGAGCAATTTTCTCTGCAACCTTTGGTGGGTGAGGATCGCTTGCAGAAGTCTTGGAGTCGGTCTCATTGCTACTTCTCTCGGTTATCACTTGCTGCAAATCCTGAATCTGCCTCTGAAACTCCGACGGAGAAACAATAGGTTCTCCGACCAAATGACGATCTTCAGATCCACAATCAGACCCCGCCGAAATGTCCTTCACCGCCATATTCGACACGGTATGAACGGCGGCCGAATCGGTCAAGTTAGAACAAGAAACCGGAGGCGGATGGTAACCTTTATCAAATCCAAACAAGAAATCAGGATTCGAGACAGATCCAGAAACATCCACAGGCGGCGACGAATCTTCCAGAGACTGAATCCGCACAGAATTCAAAGCATCGACGAACCACTGCCTGTCCGATTTAGAATCCCGGGAATCAAGAATCATCGGGGgagatggatttagagggaacAGAAAAAGCCTCATCCTCGCAGGCTTCGAGACGCGATGCAACCGGTCGTACTCCAACATCATATGTTCGAGATCTTCATCGTTAGTAACAGAAATCAACGCATCGAGATCTTCGCCAGGGAGTTGGTACTTAAAACAAACAGTAACATTGCAAAGAGCAGATAACCTGGAAGAGAGCGCGGAGAAACTGATAATACGATCAACGGCGAGAATCTTGGTGTCACCACCGGTGTAAGTGAGTTGATTATCATGGGCTCTAGGCTGTATCTTGCCGCCATAGCTGCACATGAATTTGACTTTGTAATTGTTGGCGGCGTTGAGGTTGGAAGGCGTCTCGTCCCAAGAGGGATTATCACCGGAACGAGGAGAGGAGTCTCGAGAATCGGCATAGGAGGAGTAGGAATAGTTTTCCATCGgagaaagaattgaagaagaagaagaagaagattttagggtttagtaGCCATTGGTGACGACGAGAGATTTGGggggaaaaaacaaaaactgaaACTGGAAGTTCAGTTACGGCGGCGAGAGGTGGAGGAAGAAAGCAGAGGGGGTTGTGTGGGGCCCATTAGAAGTTGTATACTGACACGTGGGACCCAATACGTACTGTTAAAGTAATTTGACAGCGAGGTTTGtgctgattttttttttgaaacaagaaaaataatcgAATTAAGGTTAAGTTACTGTTATGCCCTTgctaataaaatatatttcttaattatttaggaatatatttttaaatttttaaacttggTAAATTATATTGCTtttattgaattgaattaaaaataaaagtaaagattaaaataatataataaaacaaaggTATTGAAGAGCCATCAATGCAAGGGCCCCATGAAATTCATGTGCCTTTGTCGTGGGCAtttttcacgattttaaattcaaattttaaatggtattttttttttctccataaattaattatttattttaaatttctatttgaatatttattattattattattattattttgtctttttagtaccaaaaaaatggaaatcttaataaatataattttgaaaaatattataattaattaatatactaAATGTCGTATAATTCTAGTAAGATACAATTACGAATCACTCCGGGAGACATTTTCTttaggtttagggtttagggtttaaggttTAGGGTATAATTCCGAGAAATCCCCGCGAG
The nucleotide sequence above comes from Cucurbita pepo subsp. pepo cultivar mu-cu-16 chromosome LG11, ASM280686v2, whole genome shotgun sequence. Encoded proteins:
- the LOC111805784 gene encoding CBL-interacting serine/threonine-protein kinase 8-like isoform X2: MVVRKIGIYEVGRTIGEGTFAKVKFAQNTETGESVAMKILDRSTIIKLKMVDQIKKEISIMKLVRHPYVVRLHEYPFWLVGSCKPY
- the LOC111805937 gene encoding uncharacterized protein LOC111805937, yielding MENYSYSSYADSRDSSPRSGDNPSWDETPSNLNAANNYKVKFMCSYGGKIQPRAHDNQLTYTGGDTKILAVDRIISFSALSSRLSALCNVTVCFKYQLPGEDLDALISVTNDEDLEHMMLEYDRLHRVSKPARMRLFLFPLNPSPPMILDSRDSKSDRQWFVDALNSVRIQSLEDSSPPVDVSGSVSNPDFLFGFDKGYHPPPVSCSNLTDSAAVHTVSNMAVKDISAGSDCGSEDRHLVGEPIVSPSEFQRQIQDLQQVITERSSNETDSKTSASDPHPPKVAEKIAPVPLSVPLAVPAAYFPERQVISGGYPVAASANAPSTDQSIYLIPTAGGLFQAQTCRPINGPVGHQPYYGMHAYREAQVHSSVAPYTTEGIQVMQTSVAMNESGYTQVAYDNTGRHVYFTTAPPYQTMAPVGVDHGRPTSGGAGSYNPEGNVINASKASGL